In Lycium barbarum isolate Lr01 chromosome 9, ASM1917538v2, whole genome shotgun sequence, the DNA window CCTTCATACCAcaaaataacatttatatcctttgttattttatctcttCAGGAGGTGTGTTGTGATATTTCTTCATTCATTTCGGGGAATAAAACTTGATCATTTAGCTGAGCATTATGATAATTTTCAATAGCTCATTATTTCTCTCAGGCATAAATCTGTTGGAACTTAAGTGAACCTATTATTGTCCACTTTATAATTTTTAGTATAAATCGCAGTAAAATCCTATAGTAACACAATCTTAAATCTTCAAAGTGATCTTACAGAGATCCAATTTTAAGAAAATTGGTGCATGCGTTGACTAATAACATGTATTTCTATTATCAAATGTAACATGCGGATGAAATGTCATATGAAAGGGCAGAGAAAGACATCAAACTAAGTTTATTCAGTTATCTAATATATCCCATGGCTATTGTGTAATTATTTCTTGGCATAATACTTGGTGCTAAGTATGACACGAAATTGCCTCTAGTTGAATCAGGCACCTACATTCACATATTATAGAATTAATACACCTTGAAACAAGTTACTCAAAAAATAGTGCGATAATAACAGTCTAATATATAGACCCGTATAGAATATTAACCTTCATATAAAAATCTGGAAGCCACATAAAATGCTTGTAGAAATTCGGAGGGACTTTTAGGAATCTCATTCGAGGATGCGGTTATAAGGTTCTGTAGCTCTAAATCTGCCTCTGGCTCTAATCCTTTAAGTACTTTCGTTAAAGAAAGAAGTAATTCAAAAAGCCAAACCATAGTAGTTTAATATAATCGTCACATATTTATCCTTGTAGCTATAGAAACCATGGTAATTGCATTATATATGAACATGACTGCtgatttaaacaaaaataaaaaggacTTAAAAGTATTCAGTTAATCACGTCATTATTTTTGTAAAGGAGAAACAGTTCCTATCTATTTTATTATTCTAGGATTAAAGTTCAAAGGTTTACTATTTCAAGAGTAAATTTCAAAGTTTTACTATTTCTGgaataaattttaaaattctaCTAATTCGGAAGTAAATTTAAGAGTTCTAGTACTTCTGGAGTAGAGTTCAAatttgctacttcaggagcagatTTCTGAATTTATTACTTGAGGAGCAGATTTCTGAAtttactgcttcgggagtaaaACATAGAATATtttttctcaattattctacctcttctggaggtgaGGCTTGATATTAACAACCAAGTATATGTTCGTAATTATAAGCTTTACTAAATATTGTCACATTCAAGATTAGATCTGTATTTGTGATAcctatcaaaagttctcattcttcagaaATGGAGCATATCTGAACGTGTCTCAAGCATATCAAATAATGATAGCTTAGtactcttttaagatattgctacttcaggagcaaatcgaaacatatatatataatttagagAATTTCTAACATATTGTCCATTATAGTCACAGTAAGCCTCCAAAATATTTACCACTGCTGATGgtcatatatatttataaactctaccaaaatttcaattcttcttttaatataaaataaaatgtatgGTGTATGTACATATGATTAAACGATACAGAGTAAATGGACCGATAAAGAATCCAATCAAGTCCAGAAGGGATTGACTAGCCTATTAGTTTAAGGCATCACTTACCTGAGCACCTCCGTATGTGACAAAAGAGCAAGAAGTTAAAACAATATTACTGGGTTTCCGTGTTAATAAAACAGCCAAACACTTGTATGAATTATTACCACAAAATATAACATATAAAGCACATGAAAAATTGTAAGCATGCTTGACTGCATTCACTATGAATCGTTCACTTTATTTTCAGTACCGTCAAGCTCTCAAACACGATAAGTGTAATATGGATTAAACTCCAATAAAAGattagagactcgtgctgataacgtattataaaataataaagctaCAAAAAGAATATTGCAGAGAAAGAGAGAAGATATCTTATTTTTCTTGTTAGGGATTCATTAAAAATGAAGGAAAACTTTTATATTTATAGGGAAAagtgacttgatcccaaagtcactaatcctaatatttctcctaaagatagacatccataataataaataatatttataacactttCATTTATATTAGTTTTTATGTAGGTCAATTaaccaaataatatcaaaatatTGTGCTGTCTTTTGTATATTTTCTTTGCAGTCTGATTTATCGACTCTAGAGGTGtgcaattattagcttccgcatgaTACCTTGTTATTTTCGATCCCAATAAAAATGTTGATAAcagttcatgcagtttgaatctcgaaaagtgaaatctatatataatataaagctaggcatagataaggtAAGGTGACACCTATCTATGGCCAAagatcctatttatcttttttttttttgacatttttgctTTTATTCTTCTCATTCAATCTATTAAAAATCCAATAATAATAACTATATTGTACCAACTAAATGGAGCAATAAAAAATTAAAGCCACGACATCTTTAAAGCTCAAATTAAGCAGCCGTTTCCAGGGAAAGACCGCCTAGAATGAAGTTACACATTCTTCTCATTAATTTAGAGAATGGAAAGACACCACTCAATTATGGAATTTGAAAGGTCACCATGAATCCTTGACCTCCTCTATATACACACAATCTTATAGTTTGCTGTGATATGTGAAGTGGATTTCATGTTTTTTTCTTCCAGCTATGCTTATTacatgtatttttttttccattagaACTAATGGtaattttttgtttcttttcttaTAGGTGCAAATATGAATGTAGTTTTTGTTGGTGTCTTTTTAATTCAGCAGGTCATAATCCAGCTCATGTGCTTCAATTGTGCTACAACGACATCCTTTGGACACTTGATCTAATGTCGAAGCATTATGTGCAAGTGCAGGGTAAGAAACTGTCGCTTCAAAATTTATCAATAAATTTTCACTGTTTCTTTCTCCTTCCCCTATAATTTCTTATTTGTTAGGTTTATTAACATCTCATTTTTTGTGTTTGTTTAGTTAGTATGTTTAGGTAACTCTCTTGCCAGTTTGGGGAAGTAGATTAAGGAACTAAAGTTAGCCAGCATATcaactatttttatgaattttCGTTTGTTGCTAATACGTACTTTTGTGTCAGTATGTGTTTTATGGTTCTTTTAAATAAAATAGAAGCTATAGGTAATGTGATTTACACCATATCTCGGGATGAATTTCAATCTTTCCGCTCTACTTCAAAAAATCTTAAGTTATGCTTAAAGTACATCAATATGCACTGGACAGAGAAGTGGTGGAAATTTATGTCTACGGAATTTCAAGGACATATTTTTcaatttaaagaacattttgatATTTGTGAATGCATTCAATTAATCATTTGTTACGGTTGGAAGAAGTGGTAAAAGAGATGTATTTCATAAATTTCAATTGGCTTTAATTTGTTGTCGTTGGTTCTCTTGCCGATTTAATCAAAGAGAAAAATATGAAAGCAGCAAAATACATCTCTTTAATAAAATAGATTAACAGATACTTATCTAagcatattttaaaatataagttCATGTTGTAAATTTTATTAAACATAGGCACATAAAAAAGTCAATGTTTCTTTATTCGGATTCAAAGACTAGAAAAAAACTTTAAGATATTTATAAAATGCGGATGTTAGAGAATAATACTTCATATATAAATTTAACTCGCGAAACGCATATTTTTCGTTTTAAtcaatttataaaattattttttgtacaTGTATATGCATTAAATATTTCTATACCCAAAAATATAAGTGCCTACAACCGCACGAAGTGCGGGTAAATTCACTAGTGTaatacataaattgggatagagggagcgGCATTAAGCTGATATCGTCATACTTCAGTAACGTTTTATGATGATGTTCACTGTTCCATGAGGGAAAGCCAATATCAATTCAGACCTTTCGAGTCTTTTCTCCTCAGACATGCATGCTTTCATTTGACTTAAAACGCATAAAAATAACATTTAATTGAACAATATGCAACAATTTGAAACAtgtatttacattttttttaaatattatttttagCAAATATCCATAGGAAGACATATTATACATCAAATCAGAAGTAAAAAAGTTGAGCCAAACACTTCAAATATAACCAAAAACTAAAAACAGTTCTAACACAAACATGTACCAATCTCCTGTTCAGTTTACGAGTGCAAGAACATCAAATGTCCTCTCCAATAAGCTAgtccctccgtcccattttatgtgATGTTGTTTGACCTAACATGaaatgtaagaaagaaagacttttgaacaagcaaaaaaataaattatagatATTTGAGTGGTTATAAATCCTTACATTAAAAGTAAATGCGAAATTCACAGTTAAGTTATTTTTAGTAATATAGAAAGATATCACATCTCTTAAATTGGGATAGACGGAGTATATTTCTCAAATAGCGTAAGATACAATTACGAACACTTTGACAACCAGTTGTGGAGCCAAGTCACTAAAAAGAGTCAAAATATACTCCAATTTACACCTTTCAAAGGATTCAACATATACTAATACTAGTATATAtacatgaaataaaataaaaatatgacCTATTTTTTTCCGGAGGAGTGTCAATTGACTCACCTTGGACAAACTTCACCAACTCCCTgtgctttttatttttattttttatgtgatCACGTAGATGTACTTTTAATCATAAACATGGCCAAAAGACTGGCCGTATACGAGGGGTATACCAAAGGGTAAAGAATATACAAAAGTAAATGATTACAACAAAATCCACCCAATCTATCAGCATTGAACTGTTCACTAAAGCCAAGAAGGTAGACAAAGTGATGAGCCACTTAAGAAGATAGGGGCCAACTTCCTTGTGAGTCTTTCTCGCTACTACCAACTACAGCAACGGAAAAAAGGGGCTAACCAACCAAGACTAAAAGTCATCCGAAAGACGGTTCTGCAAGCCGGACTTAACGACAGACGAACATCAGGGAAATGACTGCCCTCTTCCTTAGGCAAAGGAAGGAACCAAATCCAGGTACATGCTTGGTTGCTGATATGCACTTTAACAAAAGCGCTGACCTGCAAACTGAAATCACATTAAGCAATTTGGTAATTATTCCATCTCAGCGCCAGCATTTCTGTTATTACCATTTgacatatatataagttaaagCAGGTTATAATATCAAATTCTGATGCAGGAATTGAAGATTAGAAACAATCCGTCCAACAAGAAAAAACAATACGGTAACAAGAGATGTATCTCAAAACCAGATAACATATTGATCTTATCATACTGAATTAATAAAACATGCCGATGCAAATAGAAAACATTGGCTTACCGACAATCATACAATGGTGAGTGGTCCAAGAAGTCTAGTCACAGAAATTTGCGGAATAAGAGCAATGGGACACCAATAACAATTTTCTAAAGGGGAGTTTGACCTCACATAACAAGATCAGGATTTTTAATCCTAAACGTCTAAACTTGCATCAACACAAATAAAAGAATTACTAGTATTCACATCGTTAGCTTAGCAGTTCATATGTGTACAACTTATAAACTATATTTCCTAATCTCCGGAACCTTTAACATGTAACACATGAAATTTCTTTAGATTAAACTGTATTCTTCTATCATTTCTAATAACGTGGAAAACTAATTTTTCTTTTACAGAATTTCACATAATAACGCCTTGATATGAGATCAACTTGATCCAAGTACACCATATTCTGCATCAGTTGCTTTAGTTAATAAGTTAATCTTtaatgtaatttaacatttaattatatgccttttcttttcttttccatcCCCCATTTCCTTAGCTTTTTCATGTAGTTGGCTCTTGGTAGAACTTGGATTATATTTTTCATGCCATCAGTACTAGATTCCAATGTGGATAGTCTAATGAGAGGAAAAGTTGGAAAGCTCTTACATTCAAACAACAGTTATTTATAGTTTCCAATTGTTTTTGACTTCATTCTCACCTTTACAACCTGACTCTGATTTGGATGCTATAAAGTACCAAAAGCAGCAATAAAGAGGATGTTTTGCTGTATGCGATCTGAAGCAAGTTCAAACTGGAAGCACAAGCAGGACATACATCTAAATTTCCATGGCAAATTTTGCCAATCTCTTAATTCTCAGCAATTAAAAAATTTCATTCCAACAGACTGACGTGGAATATTCATATGAAAAACACACCTTTATTTAGAAAGAGGAGTCTTGATTGTTGTAGAGCTCATGAGCTCCTCCAAGTTGCCAAAGACTCGAACCACCTCCAAATTCTCTGAACATCAGGTCAAGGCAACGGAACTAATATTGCCGTTGGTTCACTACAAGAGGACATGTCAGCTAGCTCCATCTCTTATTGAAAAATACACTGAGCGTGTCTTAAAGTGGATGTTACCGAGCAGTAAAGTTAGTTATGATCAGAAAGATCTGCTTGATAGGATAACCAATTACCGGTTTCACCAGAAATCTCCACAGGAACATATCCCATTCCTGAAATGGTGAAATCTTTTGGCATCTCTAACTATGATATCTCGCTCTAGGAACTTTGAAGCTAGCTTGCTGAAAGTATGGCAATCACTACAGACACGAAGATTTTTTGTGATTCGAATGGGGTTTCTATCAGTACTAGCAAGTAAACCATATGCAATAGCCAGTCTTTCACTGTGTCCTTTAAGCAACttgactttttctttttcctccaCATTGTGCAAAACATATTTGGTTTGAGCCACATAACCTGCTTCCTCCTCCAATTTCTCAGTGAGATGAGCTAATTTTTCATAAATCTTATTACACTCAGGGTGGGACTTGTCGTGAGCAACAAATGTATGAACCTTATCTCCTACCTCTATCCAACTACATGCAGGATCTTTCTTCAGCCCTTTTTCTTTAATTGTTACTCTGACTTCTTCTACATCGTCCCATCTATTTGTCGCAGCATACACATTAGATACAAGAACATAATTTCCTGGATTCTTGGGCTCTAATTCAAGAAGCTTCTTTGCAGCAATTTCTCCTAACTCTTTATTAGAGTATACCTGACAAGCACCAAGGAGAGCACACCAGACGGCAGGTATATCCTCCAAGTTCATTGTTTTCACAATTTGGAATGCCTCTTCCAAGTGATTTGCACGTCCAAGCAAATCAACTAAACAAGCATAGTGTTCCGGCCAAGGCTCCAATCCGTACTTGCTTTGCATTATTTTGAAAATCCTTTTGCCATCTTCTATTAGTGCCGTATGGCTACATGCACGAAGAACAGCCAAGAAGGTTATGTGATCTGGGTGGATATTTTCCTTCTCCATCCCTGTGAATATATCAATGGCTTCCCTACCACATCCATGTAATCCACAAGCATTTATCATGCTCGTCCAACAAAACGGATCTTTGCTCTTTAAATAATTAAACACCTTATATGAGTTCTCCAGAGTCCCACAGCTGGCATACATATCTATTAGAGAGCTTCTAAAGGAATCTTGCAGAAGGAATCCTTTTCTAACTAAAAATCCATGAATCTCTTTTCCTTTCCTTAAGGAAGATAAATCAGCAGCAGCATTGAGCATGCTTAGGACTGCAACGAAATCTGCCTCAATTTCCATTTCATTCATATAGAGCATGAGACCAAGAGCCTCATTTGCAAGACCATTTTCAACATAACTGCACATCATGCTTGTAAAGGATATGACATCTTTAACTTCACTCAACCTAAAAATACTATTTGCATAGTCCACATTCCCACAATCTCCATAAACACTCACAAGCGTTTTCTGTATGACAGGATCATACAGTCCTCTTTTGATCACATAACAGTGAATTTCTTTTGCAAGTAAGTTGCACCTCAACTCGGTACAAGCAAGGAGGACACTTCCAATCATAAGGGCATCAACATAGCTTCCTTCTGCCTGTACCTCACGAAATAATTGCACGGCCTTCTGGGGAAAATTATTCTGAGCATAAGCAGCAATAATTGTTGTCCAAGAGACATTATCTCTATGCAGCATCCTATCAAAGACAGAGTCCATGTAATCTAACTTACCACACTTGGCATACATATCTACAAGAGTATTGCCAACCTGCAAATCACTATCCAAACCATTTCGCAGCGAAAAGGCATGAATTTCCATACCATTTAACAAATTTCCTTGTCTTCCAGATGCAACTAGCATACTCATAAGCGAGACATGGTCAGGTTTCTGACCCGCATTCTTCATCTCATGAAACAAATTAATCGCTTCATCATAAAGTCCATTTTGCACGTACCCTGATATCATGGAATTCCAAGAAATGTTGTCCTTTTCTTGCATATGGAAGAATATTTTAGCAGCTTCATTGACTCTATTGTTCTTAACGTACATCATTAACAACGCATTCACAACATACATAGCAACAGAATAACCAAGTTTCACAACAACACCATGAATCTCAGCCCCAAATTTTGTCTCATCACATGCTTGAATAGCCGAAACAAAAGTATAAGTCGTCGGTTCAACACTAGCACTCAACATTTCTATAAATAGACTTAAAGCTTCTTGATTCATCCCATTTACCACATAAGCAGAAATCATAGAATTCCAAGAAACAACATCCTCTCTTTCACTCATTCCATCAAACAACAATGTAGCTGCCCCAATATCATTACACTTAGTATACATACTCACCAGTGAATTCACCACAAAAATATTAGAAATAAGCCCAACTTTTATTGCAAAACCATGTATTTCACTTCCATAATACAAACATTCAACCTGACTAATTGCTTTCAATGTACTAGAAAGTGTATGTGCATCTAAACAAACACCCAAAAACCTCATATCTCTATACAACTCAAGTGCTTTAAAAGGTACCCCATTTAAAACACAAGCACCAATCATTGCATTCCAAGTAAAAACAGTTCTTTcaggcattttatcaaacaccttaTGTGCATCACAAATTGACCCACATTTTCCATACATAAAAAGAATCTTGGTGTTCAAGAAAACTGAATCATTATGCTTTAAACACAATTTAAGAACATGGGTATGGATTTGTTTGCCTTGTTTTAGAGCTTTTTGGGTTGCACAAAGCTCTAATAACAGTGAATAAGCCTCGTATATACATTTTTGAGATGAGTAGTTTTTATGAGTAATTAAATTAGTGAGACTTAAAAATGATTCTTTGAAGTTGCTTTGCGGGCAAATTTGTTTGATTATGGCGGGTTTTTGAGACACGTGGCAGATTTTGAATGGTGGAACTTTGTGGTTATTCGTTGCTAATGAGGAAAACAAAGACACGTTTTGGAATATCGAATTGGTAATGGTAGCCATTTTGTTTTGCAAAGAAAATTTCAAGAATCCGTGCTTGGGAAATGGAATATATATTAAACGGACAGGGGCCTAAATACCCTTCAACTATCACaattggtgcaaaaatacccttcatccacctttgagccctCAAAGACCCCTGTCATgcacctttgagcccccaaatactcCTGTCATCCACTTATGGGGTCTAATATACCTTTATTTTCTAACAGccccatgttgacacccaattttgtccatcctttcgtccaatttacatcgttaagcttctattttattagattattaattatattttttttatcacaacttgtagtcaaatttcttgatgatctctattactattattacttttattattactactattattattattattattattattattattaataatctTGAACTTGGACGGATTTTTCGAATAGATTCGGGTCCAAACTTCTGTCATTTTGTTCTTGGCATATTAGATGAAAAGAGGAAAGTTTCGATTTCGCAATTAAGGAGGATATTAAGCTATGATTTTTATGATTACTAGTAAGAAATTAaggtgaatgaattaaggaaagaaagtggaattgaaaagagaagagaagagaaaatcaAACTAGAATAAATGAAAGAATATAAAAGGCACAAAGAAAGGGATTTTGTAGCCGGGAAATTTTGATGAGAATCGGGGAatgtttgattttaaggaaatttAGAGATGACGGGGTCTTAGAAATTTTGAATAAATAACAATGAGTTATGGATATTTGGTTTTGAGGGTAACCTCATGCCTTTGGGGATTTTTAGTTGGAAAGGGATTATGGGCTGGGTAGAAACTTTAGGAAATgagtgaaaaaaaaatatttggtttatttggggaatatagtaatttcaaatagattttctcgattttcataatgataataaaagtagaggaaagtaatagtaatagtaatactaatactaatactaataatactaataataataataatagtaataatagtaatactaataataatattagtaatAGAGATCTTCAAGAAATTtaactaataatagtaatactaataataataatagtagtagtaataataataataataataataataataataataataataataataatagagatCTTCAAGAAATTTAACTATaggttgtgataaaaaaaatataattaatattaaAATAGAAGCTTAACGATGTAAATTGGATAAAATTGGGCATCAACATGGGactgttagaaataagggtatattagacctCATAGGTGGATGTCAGGGGTATTTGGGAGCTCAAAGGTGAATgacaggggtatttgggggctcaaaggtggatgaagggtatttttgcaccaattctaatagttggagggtattttaggcccttttccatATATTAAATAATGGTAGTGTACATAAAAGTTTAGTTTATTTACATTTTAGGTCCTTGAAAAAGGTTTTAATTACGCATTTTCTGCAGTCCAATGTAATCATTTCAGCTTCGAGAATGTCTAGAAACAGACGTGAGGTTTCCGAACAACATCTCGGTTATCGTCCGGCGGTTAGGATATCTGGCTTTCACCCAGGAGAGACCAGGGTTCAATTCCCGGTAACAGAATTTTTTTACTCCATCGTCTCAAATTATATGTCGTTTTTTTATTTTACACACCCCTTGAGAAATGCTACATCCGGTTCAAAAACGAGTATGcatttagccatttgcacacctttaagaaaatactaactcctaggcaaaaataagtaatttgattAAAATGACTCTAATTAAAAAGGTATTGGGATTtagtcacttaacacttaataagggcaaatctgaaaaagtaaggttaattctttcttgatttggtgATTGGACACTTTTTTGAACAAAAAattaaaggctaagtggacactctttagaatcggagggagtattaattagaAGAGGTATTTggctattttacccttatttatgtttAAGTTATAATCTCTTTCCATTAATGTTTACTCTACTTATGTGTTATCTCTATTAATGACAAAATTTTACTAAGAATAAAATGAGGAAAAAAATAGTTAACtgtgtcttgaacttctaaaaacgaaaataatttgagacaattatttttagtaattaaccacgacagataatttgagacggaaagAGTAGTATTTATTTTGGATGGCACTCAAGATACCTCGGAATAAAGATCCATTTGTCTGAATCTAAATGGTTCAGAAAGACTATTAAGTGCATTTATTTACATTAAGAGATTTTGAATAAAGTCTTAATATCACTAAAAGATACTTTTGTGTGGATACTTTTCATCATCACTCTGTCCACCCAGGGGTGAAGGAGGAAGGACCAAGGGGGTTCGGATCCGAATCCCCTTCGGgatccgaacccccttcggcggaaaattacactgtttatGCATGGTTAaacttattttttatgtatatatatagtagacattgaacccCTTTTGGCTtctttgtgtgtttactttttcatattttgaacccctttagtgaaaatcctggctccgtcaCTGTGTCCATCACTATTCAGGGGCGGATTTAGAGGGTAGgaagggtgttcacccgaacattCTTGGCAAAAAATTACATTGAACATATAGGGTATATTGTTTTGTATTTATgtcatatattaacttttgaatacccTGAACATTTGCAAAACGTTAGTTCAAGCAGTCcgggtgttcaaaattgtctctaacGTCCTAGTTTCAATTCCCAATGACAACATTATTtgttatatttagcttttgttattttttccgAACCCCCTGAGCGAAAATCCTGAATCTGCTACTACCACCATTGACCACCTCTACCATCACAATTACCATCACCGCCAACCACTAGCCACCACCGCCAACCACCTATGTCATCACAATCACCACAACTATTAGTCGTTACGACGCCTACCACCTCCATCATTATAATTATATTCAttgccaccaccaccaccaccaattCTCACATCACTATCAGCTACTGCCACAATTGCGGTCAACCCTTACAACCAATTACCTCCACCATAACAACTAGCACCGCCTCCAATTGCCACCAACACCATCATCAACCACCTCACATTCTTCAATCACCACTACCAACACCGCCAACTACTAACAT includes these proteins:
- the LOC132610768 gene encoding pentatricopeptide repeat-containing protein At3g63370, chloroplastic, translated to MATITNSIFQNVSLFSSLATNNHKVPPFKICHVSQKPAIIKQICPQSNFKESFLSLTNLITHKNYSSQKCIYEAYSLLLELCATQKALKQGKQIHTHVLKLCLKHNDSVFLNTKILFMYGKCGSICDAHKVFDKMPERTVFTWNAMIGACVLNGVPFKALELYRDMRFLGVCLDAHTLSSTLKAISQVECLYYGSEIHGFAIKVGLISNIFVVNSLVSMYTKCNDIGAATLLFDGMSEREDVVSWNSMISAYVVNGMNQEALSLFIEMLSASVEPTTYTFVSAIQACDETKFGAEIHGVVVKLGYSVAMYVVNALLMMYVKNNRVNEAAKIFFHMQEKDNISWNSMISGYVQNGLYDEAINLFHEMKNAGQKPDHVSLMSMLVASGRQGNLLNGMEIHAFSLRNGLDSDLQVGNTLVDMYAKCGKLDYMDSVFDRMLHRDNVSWTTIIAAYAQNNFPQKAVQLFREVQAEGSYVDALMIGSVLLACTELRCNLLAKEIHCYVIKRGLYDPVIQKTLVSVYGDCGNVDYANSIFRLSEVKDVISFTSMMCSYVENGLANEALGLMLYMNEMEIEADFVAVLSMLNAAADLSSLRKGKEIHGFLVRKGFLLQDSFRSSLIDMYASCGTLENSYKVFNYLKSKDPFCWTSMINACGLHGCGREAIDIFTGMEKENIHPDHITFLAVLRACSHTALIEDGKRIFKIMQSKYGLEPWPEHYACLVDLLGRANHLEEAFQIVKTMNLEDIPAVWCALLGACQVYSNKELGEIAAKKLLELEPKNPGNYVLVSNVYAATNRWDDVEEVRVTIKEKGLKKDPACSWIEVGDKVHTFVAHDKSHPECNKIYEKLAHLTEKLEEEAGYVAQTKYVLHNVEEKEKVKLLKGHSERLAIAYGLLASTDRNPIRITKNLRVCSDCHTFSKLASKFLERDIIVRDAKRFHHFRNGICSCGDFW